One part of the Chryseobacterium mulctrae genome encodes these proteins:
- a CDS encoding retropepsin-like aspartic protease encodes MRKYIFFVLLFLTITASAQGKRFFENGEAELKNPVEKINLTYTNELPFVKVNINGKIYQFLFDSGAPTVISTAIYNELNLKKKHRSKVTDSKKNKQEQIFTVVPEIKVDQIIFKNIGAIVMDLKGIEFECFKIDGIIGANQMAKLFWRINYSENSIEATKDLANFSKEGYETVFSFIPKPQKTPVIKANILDEKIDLTFDTGFTGTVRISNKEYDPKNTKVKFVETYGTSSVGAFGAGKPESSYYFKPNEVLLDEQKFEEEIVSTGSSSLLGNEFLKKFRFIMDWKNNKIYLNKIKNYPSKLESFGFGYRFIDHKAKVVLLFNGSDVPLKLDDEILSLNNISLENLDQESVCKYLQDRIEKDLNSITIKVKREGKVLDYMIAKKEYLK; translated from the coding sequence ATGAGAAAATATATATTCTTTGTTTTACTATTTCTTACCATCACGGCTTCAGCACAAGGAAAAAGATTTTTTGAAAATGGTGAAGCCGAATTAAAAAATCCTGTTGAAAAAATTAATCTGACTTATACTAATGAATTGCCTTTCGTTAAGGTAAATATCAATGGGAAAATCTATCAGTTTCTTTTTGATTCTGGTGCTCCTACAGTAATTTCAACGGCAATTTATAATGAGCTTAATCTTAAGAAAAAACACCGCAGTAAAGTCACAGATTCAAAAAAAAATAAGCAGGAACAAATCTTTACAGTAGTTCCGGAAATAAAAGTTGATCAAATTATCTTCAAAAATATTGGAGCTATTGTGATGGATCTAAAAGGAATTGAGTTTGAATGTTTTAAAATTGACGGTATTATCGGAGCCAATCAGATGGCAAAACTTTTCTGGAGAATCAATTATTCAGAAAACTCAATAGAAGCGACCAAAGATCTTGCAAATTTTTCTAAAGAAGGCTACGAAACTGTATTTTCATTTATTCCAAAACCTCAGAAAACACCTGTAATAAAAGCTAATATTTTAGATGAAAAGATAGACCTTACTTTTGATACAGGATTTACAGGGACGGTGAGAATTTCTAACAAAGAATATGATCCCAAAAACACTAAAGTAAAGTTTGTTGAAACTTATGGCACATCTTCTGTTGGAGCATTTGGAGCCGGGAAGCCGGAAAGTTCTTATTATTTTAAACCAAACGAAGTGCTTTTGGATGAACAAAAATTTGAAGAGGAAATTGTGTCTACCGGATCATCAAGTCTTCTTGGAAACGAATTTCTGAAAAAGTTCAGATTTATAATGGATTGGAAAAACAATAAAATCTATTTAAATAAAATTAAAAATTATCCTTCAAAATTAGAATCTTTTGGTTTTGGATATCGTTTTATAGATCATAAAGCAAAAGTAGTATTGCTTTTTAACGGAAGTGATGTTCCTCTAAAACTTGACGATGAAATTTTGAGCCTGAACAATATAAGCTTAGAAAATCTTGACCAAGAATCCGTTTGTAAATATCTGCAAGACCGTATAGAAAAAGACCTTAATTCTATCACCATTAAAGTGAAACGAGAAGGGAAGGTTTTAGATTATATGATTGCTAAAAAAGAATATTTGAAATAA
- a CDS encoding DUF4041 domain-containing protein: protein MEIILIVILAVLAVYFYTRAKKLKNEIKNKDLKINDLTRIINQFQSEILKYQTENSSLKTNLQSAKKDLSYIQITNRELKDKIAELSKYQNIIDVKIECEYLLKKAQKDYEKLRERGNLELSEAEKNAKESRKSIKELTEKKQREIELLYENAVRESKRIVDNAENKAETIGGDAYRSLREADEIASRIQAMKNVIKGYGNEYLVPSYTLLDELAEDFGHKDAGENLKKLRQNNKMMIVNRQAGICEYMDNERQKTAVDFVIDAYNGKVDSILSTVRKDNYGILKQKIEDAFQLVNFNGKAFRNARISEVYHQARLEELKWAVVAQELRAAELEEQRQIREQIREEEKARKEFEKAIKDAEKEEQTLKRLIEKAEAQVSRANEEQKALFQQKLEELQGKLEQAEEKNQRAISMAQQTKTGNVYVISNIGSFGEHVYKIGMTRRLEPLDRVRELGDASVPFEFDVHAMIYSEDAPALERQLHKKFLKNQLNKINPRKEFFRLDLSDLKNHIETIGINCKWTLLAEAKQYRETLKLEEEMKTDKTLEAEWEQYQKIVDPVSYEEVIEEI from the coding sequence ATGGAAATTATTCTCATTGTAATTTTGGCTGTGTTGGCTGTCTATTTTTATACACGAGCCAAAAAACTAAAGAACGAAATTAAAAATAAGGATCTTAAAATTAATGATTTAACAAGGATTATTAATCAGTTTCAATCTGAAATATTAAAATATCAGACTGAAAATAGTTCTTTAAAAACAAATCTTCAGTCTGCAAAAAAAGACTTGTCTTATATTCAGATTACCAATCGGGAATTAAAAGATAAAATTGCAGAACTGAGCAAATATCAAAACATTATTGATGTAAAAATTGAATGTGAATACCTGCTTAAAAAAGCCCAAAAAGACTACGAAAAGCTGAGAGAAAGAGGTAATCTGGAATTATCTGAAGCTGAGAAAAATGCTAAAGAATCCCGAAAAAGCATCAAAGAACTTACTGAAAAGAAACAGAGAGAAATCGAACTTTTATATGAAAACGCCGTAAGAGAATCTAAAAGAATCGTTGATAATGCTGAAAACAAAGCCGAAACAATTGGTGGAGATGCATACCGAAGTCTAAGAGAAGCTGATGAAATTGCGAGCAGAATTCAGGCCATGAAAAACGTTATTAAAGGCTACGGAAATGAATATCTTGTGCCGAGTTACACTCTTTTAGATGAGCTTGCTGAAGATTTTGGTCATAAAGATGCAGGTGAAAATCTTAAAAAGCTCCGTCAGAATAATAAGATGATGATCGTCAACCGACAAGCCGGAATCTGTGAGTATATGGATAACGAAAGACAAAAAACAGCCGTGGATTTTGTAATAGATGCTTACAACGGAAAAGTAGATTCTATTTTGTCAACGGTAAGAAAAGATAATTACGGAATTTTAAAACAGAAAATTGAGGATGCTTTTCAGTTGGTTAATTTTAATGGAAAAGCATTTCGTAATGCAAGAATTTCAGAGGTTTATCATCAGGCAAGACTTGAAGAGCTAAAATGGGCAGTTGTAGCACAGGAATTACGGGCAGCAGAACTTGAAGAGCAGCGACAGATTCGTGAACAGATCCGTGAAGAAGAAAAAGCCCGAAAAGAATTTGAAAAAGCAATAAAAGATGCCGAAAAAGAAGAGCAAACTTTAAAAAGACTGATTGAAAAAGCCGAAGCTCAAGTTTCGAGAGCCAATGAAGAACAAAAAGCTCTTTTTCAGCAAAAACTGGAAGAACTGCAAGGAAAACTAGAACAGGCAGAAGAAAAAAATCAAAGAGCCATTTCTATGGCGCAACAAACCAAAACCGGAAATGTGTATGTTATTTCAAACATCGGTTCGTTTGGTGAACATGTTTATAAAATCGGGATGACGAGACGTTTAGAGCCTTTAGACCGGGTTCGTGAATTGGGTGATGCAAGTGTTCCTTTTGAATTTGATGTGCATGCAATGATTTATTCGGAGGACGCTCCCGCTTTGGAACGACAACTTCACAAGAAATTTCTTAAAAATCAGCTCAATAAAATTAATCCAAGAAAAGAGTTTTTCAGACTCGATTTAAGCGATCTGAAAAATCATATTGAAACAATCGGAATCAATTGTAAATGGACACTTTTGGCTGAAGCAAAACAATACAGAGAGACATTAAAGCTTGAAGAGGAAATGAAAACCGATAAAACTTTGGAAGCTGAATGGGAACAATATCAGAAAATAGTAGATCCCGTGAGTTATGAAGAAGTCATCGAAGAAATTTAA
- a CDS encoding tetratricopeptide repeat protein, with the protein MHDIKLDLNSIKIFSRNTDAIFTNRGFYYQYLSVLKRWVTNFVNRNDSLIYTEVENDIKEVGENYVFTQLKCYTSDFSLNSKEIKHSIFDFFITYLNYRQDNIFPIFSFVTNSSIKKNEKLLGKWYNREIFNKSEDLELLKKKNKEILRSESNKIRQSKLNRQNLSAHKKQEINANYQAICCIVDDNLLIEDFCKAIHWEFGEQTTDEAVDKIKSEIFIILKNELFNNRPVDVIFRVLLSEINRCSQESEKSKRCVNNSDLQKLLELTDSDIQKKIDPKFIHLIGVEIEELKDRVKNIEAVQEKHTLEIKKLKPPILENTDLTLIPYIYNVQDIIGWENEVDEIYNIVNQKNVTAIHNFGGIGKTTFAKKFLAKYRNDFNNVIWLNIEESIHSAFILNELLISNLNIDLNKGLTIEQQFNVILNDLDKYGNNNLIVLDIQKNVENITDLNKIISLRNWKKIILARNQYKSYNPYQLPYLNFEDAKKLFQLHSSHNINDVVFREFLEYIDCNNLIIELVAKTIENSFDLTLEFIFDSLKNQDLDDESLKIEIEIPEEETKAIRIFDFILQKFSIEGINNSEQYFLEYLSLLPSSNIIIEDLILICGKDFYDGNKTNYINLTNSLEKKGFLHYENNRKSIRIHKILQDAILYSIRDQKGAFFSSFHYIAWLTGRLSDGYNSPKDSFRFLKYAESILNTIKEEYRESVYQPLLMLENEYLHLSAFFFIRKNITELWKDLIKRSENYLGKKDVSLAAMYNNLALSLKPEKSLDEIINYLSSAVDIYYKNGDNYKDGDLLMFLTVLNNLSQAYLFKNDVDNAIKYFQKVAALRKKYYFYTDAQIGVGYTILSELYKKTKDFDKSESLIKDAIRYHNLIPIEKRNDFLLSSYYNKLSEYSLLRNNLQAAIVYQQKCIEILESQEIKNAHIILMLKFLIDLCKVQNDFETAKIYENKLKILR; encoded by the coding sequence ATGCACGATATCAAATTAGATTTAAACTCAATAAAAATTTTCAGTAGGAATACTGATGCAATTTTCACTAACAGAGGGTTCTATTATCAATATTTATCTGTTTTAAAAAGATGGGTAACAAATTTTGTAAATCGTAATGATAGCTTAATCTATACTGAAGTTGAAAACGATATTAAGGAGGTTGGAGAGAATTATGTGTTCACTCAATTGAAATGCTACACCTCCGACTTTAGTCTAAATTCTAAAGAAATCAAACATTCAATTTTCGATTTTTTTATTACCTACCTCAATTATAGGCAAGATAACATCTTTCCTATTTTTTCATTTGTAACCAATTCCAGCATAAAGAAGAATGAAAAACTATTGGGTAAATGGTATAATAGAGAGATCTTTAATAAAAGTGAGGATTTGGAACTTTTAAAGAAAAAGAACAAAGAAATACTCAGAAGCGAATCGAATAAAATAAGACAATCAAAACTCAATCGTCAAAATCTTTCGGCACATAAAAAACAAGAAATTAATGCTAATTATCAAGCGATTTGTTGCATTGTCGATGACAATTTGCTTATAGAAGATTTTTGTAAAGCGATTCATTGGGAATTTGGTGAGCAAACAACCGACGAAGCTGTTGATAAAATTAAAAGTGAAATCTTCATAATTCTAAAGAACGAATTATTTAATAACAGACCAGTCGATGTCATATTTAGAGTTTTGCTTTCTGAGATTAACCGTTGCTCTCAGGAGAGTGAAAAGTCTAAAAGATGCGTTAACAATTCTGATCTACAAAAGCTTTTAGAATTAACGGACTCTGATATTCAAAAGAAGATAGATCCAAAATTCATCCATTTGATCGGTGTTGAAATAGAAGAACTAAAAGATAGAGTTAAAAATATTGAAGCTGTACAGGAAAAACACACTTTGGAAATAAAGAAACTAAAACCCCCAATTTTAGAAAACACTGATCTAACTTTAATTCCTTACATCTATAATGTTCAAGATATTATAGGATGGGAAAATGAGGTTGATGAAATTTACAATATAGTCAATCAGAAAAATGTTACTGCAATACACAACTTCGGAGGTATAGGAAAAACAACTTTTGCAAAAAAGTTTTTAGCTAAATATCGAAATGATTTTAATAATGTGATTTGGCTGAATATTGAAGAATCCATTCATAGCGCATTTATTTTAAATGAACTTTTGATCTCCAATCTGAATATTGATTTAAACAAAGGACTAACCATTGAACAGCAATTTAATGTAATTCTCAATGATTTGGATAAATATGGAAATAATAATCTAATCGTATTGGACATTCAGAAAAATGTAGAAAATATCACTGATCTAAATAAAATTATCAGTTTAAGAAATTGGAAAAAAATAATCCTTGCTCGCAATCAATATAAATCATATAATCCATATCAACTCCCTTATTTGAATTTTGAAGATGCAAAAAAACTCTTTCAATTACATAGTTCACACAATATTAATGACGTTGTTTTTAGAGAGTTTCTTGAATATATTGATTGCAATAATCTGATTATTGAGTTAGTTGCCAAAACAATCGAAAATAGCTTCGACTTGACACTAGAATTTATTTTCGATTCTTTAAAAAACCAAGACCTAGATGATGAATCATTAAAAATTGAGATTGAAATTCCAGAAGAAGAGACTAAAGCTATTAGGATTTTTGACTTTATACTTCAAAAGTTTTCGATCGAAGGTATTAATAATAGCGAACAATACTTTTTAGAATATCTTTCTTTACTTCCTTCCTCCAACATTATAATTGAAGATTTAATACTAATCTGTGGCAAAGATTTTTATGATGGTAACAAAACCAACTATATCAATTTGACTAATTCTTTAGAAAAAAAGGGGTTTTTACATTATGAGAATAATAGAAAAAGTATCCGTATCCATAAAATATTACAGGATGCTATTTTATACTCAATAAGAGATCAAAAAGGTGCATTTTTTAGCTCATTCCATTACATAGCGTGGTTGACCGGAAGATTGTCAGATGGCTATAATTCACCTAAGGACTCCTTTCGTTTTTTAAAATATGCGGAATCCATTCTTAATACTATTAAAGAGGAATATCGAGAAAGCGTTTACCAGCCGCTTCTAATGCTGGAGAATGAGTACTTGCATTTATCAGCTTTTTTCTTTATCCGTAAAAACATCACTGAATTGTGGAAGGATTTGATTAAAAGAAGCGAGAATTATTTGGGTAAAAAGGATGTTTCCTTGGCAGCTATGTACAATAATTTGGCATTAAGCTTAAAGCCGGAGAAATCACTAGATGAAATTATTAATTATTTGAGCAGTGCAGTTGATATATACTATAAAAATGGTGATAATTATAAAGATGGAGACTTATTAATGTTCCTAACGGTACTAAATAATTTATCTCAGGCATATCTTTTCAAAAATGATGTTGATAATGCAATTAAATACTTCCAAAAAGTAGCCGCTCTCAGAAAAAAATATTATTTTTATACAGATGCACAAATTGGAGTTGGCTACACAATATTGTCCGAACTTTATAAAAAGACGAAAGATTTTGATAAATCTGAAAGTCTTATCAAAGACGCCATAAGATATCATAATTTAATTCCTATTGAAAAAAGAAATGATTTCTTACTTTCCAGTTATTATAATAAACTCTCCGAATATTCTTTATTGAGAAACAACCTTCAGGCTGCTATAGTGTACCAACAAAAATGTATTGAGATTTTGGAGTCACAAGAGATTAAAAATGCTCATATCATCTTAATGCTTAAGTTTTTGATAGACTTATGCAAAGTGCAAAATGATTTTGAAACTGCAAAAATCTATGAGAATAAATTAAAAATTTTAAGATAA
- a CDS encoding AAA family ATPase: MILKKYKVENFRSVLDSGWIDCDNVTTLVGINEAGKSNLLLALWKLNPAREGKIDILHDMPVSKLSTYRKTPKDIKFITAEFELDDESIKNIETEVECSLQGDKSVTVARLYDGSYIFEFPSGDPVSKKIEKVTKEVEEDEESIEEDVIVPYKDADLENAILAELPSFVYYSNYGNLSSKIYLPNVIKWLKGQTVDGIDINEEQVRTLRVLFEFVKLDPKEILELGKDPKEMAMLRNGRNGENQPTAEEIRKAENDKEERSILLQSASGDLTKRFKEWWKQGEYKFRFEADGDYFRIWVSDSVRTDEVALELRSTGLQWFISFYLIFLVESQERHKGAILLLDEAGLTLHPLAQKDLAIFFDNLSKGNQIINTTHSPFIVDTSNIDKCRVVYMDKDGYTVASSNLRQGSDALNEKSIYAVHAALGLSVSDVLLQGCQAIVVEGPSDQFYLNAIKGFLIREKLIAPEQEIVFVPSGGVKGVPGVVSMISSKADDIPYLIIDSDKSGEDAKKRLLSGLYKGFEDRILDVKDYAEIEKSEVEDLIPFALIKKGIDRLFNSLDEIDFEDNYSKDTPVVAQIETFAEANGIELEKGWKVGISMAAKAQLKNKKADSLPQDYVEKWTKLFNAFL, from the coding sequence ATGATACTAAAAAAATACAAAGTAGAAAATTTCCGATCAGTTCTTGATAGTGGTTGGATTGATTGTGATAATGTAACAACATTGGTTGGAATTAATGAGGCTGGAAAGTCAAACTTGCTTTTAGCTTTATGGAAACTAAATCCAGCAAGAGAAGGAAAAATTGATATTTTACACGATATGCCGGTTTCTAAACTGAGTACTTATCGAAAAACCCCAAAAGATATAAAATTCATTACAGCGGAGTTTGAGCTTGATGATGAAAGCATAAAGAATATTGAGACTGAGGTTGAATGTAGTTTGCAAGGAGATAAATCAGTAACTGTTGCACGTTTATATGACGGGAGTTACATTTTCGAGTTTCCAAGTGGTGATCCAGTATCTAAGAAGATAGAAAAAGTAACAAAAGAAGTTGAAGAAGATGAAGAGTCAATTGAAGAAGATGTTATTGTACCATATAAAGATGCCGACCTAGAAAACGCTATTCTTGCCGAATTACCATCATTTGTTTATTATTCAAACTATGGAAATCTATCTTCAAAAATTTATCTTCCAAATGTTATCAAATGGTTAAAGGGGCAAACTGTAGACGGGATTGATATCAATGAAGAGCAAGTAAGAACATTAAGAGTGCTCTTTGAATTCGTGAAATTAGACCCTAAAGAGATTTTGGAATTAGGAAAAGATCCCAAAGAAATGGCAATGCTTAGGAACGGCAGAAACGGAGAAAATCAACCTACTGCTGAAGAAATTAGGAAGGCGGAAAATGATAAGGAAGAACGTAGTATCCTTTTACAGTCAGCTTCAGGTGATCTGACAAAAAGATTTAAAGAATGGTGGAAGCAAGGTGAGTATAAATTTAGATTTGAAGCAGATGGCGACTATTTCAGAATATGGGTATCTGACAGTGTGAGAACTGACGAAGTGGCATTAGAACTTCGTAGTACAGGACTTCAATGGTTTATCAGTTTTTACTTGATTTTCCTTGTTGAAAGCCAGGAACGGCATAAGGGTGCAATTTTATTGCTTGACGAAGCTGGACTTACTTTACATCCTTTAGCACAAAAAGATTTAGCAATATTTTTTGACAATTTATCAAAAGGTAATCAAATAATTAATACAACGCATTCTCCATTTATTGTTGACACTTCTAACATAGATAAATGCAGGGTTGTGTATATGGATAAAGATGGATATACAGTAGCTTCAAGTAATTTAAGACAAGGAAGTGATGCTTTAAATGAAAAATCTATTTACGCAGTTCACGCTGCTTTAGGACTAAGTGTTTCAGACGTTTTATTACAAGGCTGCCAAGCTATTGTAGTAGAGGGGCCATCTGACCAGTTCTATCTTAATGCTATTAAGGGATTTTTAATTAGAGAAAAGCTTATTGCTCCGGAACAAGAAATTGTATTTGTACCATCAGGAGGAGTTAAAGGAGTTCCGGGGGTTGTTAGTATGATTTCAAGTAAAGCAGATGATATACCGTATCTAATTATCGATTCGGATAAGAGTGGTGAAGATGCAAAGAAAAGATTATTATCCGGTTTGTATAAGGGATTTGAGGATAGAATACTTGATGTTAAAGATTATGCTGAAATTGAAAAATCAGAAGTGGAAGATTTGATTCCTTTTGCTTTGATAAAGAAAGGCATTGACAGACTTTTTAATTCCTTAGATGAGATAGATTTTGAAGATAATTATAGTAAAGACACTCCAGTAGTAGCTCAAATTGAAACATTTGCTGAAGCTAATGGGATTGAATTAGAAAAAGGATGGAAAGTAGGGATATCTATGGCTGCTAAAGCTCAATTAAAAAATAAAAAAGCTGATTCTTTACCACAAGACTATGTGGAAAAATGGACAAAACTTTTCAACGCATTTTTATAG